Proteins encoded in a region of the Gopherus flavomarginatus isolate rGopFla2 chromosome 19, rGopFla2.mat.asm, whole genome shotgun sequence genome:
- the MRPS17 gene encoding 28S ribosomal protein S17, mitochondrial: MSGLRGAVHAKWIIGKVIGTKMHKTAKVRVTRLVLDPYLLKFFNKRKTYFAHDPLQQCAVGDIVLLKALPERRTKNVKHELAEIVFKVGNVIDPVTGKACAGTRFLESLTDSESLTEADTTYLSEKLQELKVSSTE; the protein is encoded by the exons ATGTCTGGACTACGTGGAGCTGTCCATGCAAAATGGATAATAGGGAAAGTAATTGGAACTAAGATGCATAAAACTGCCAAAGTGAGAGTGACAAGGCTTGTGCTGGATCCTTATTTACTGAAG TTCTTTAACAAGCGAAAAACTTATTTCGCTCATGATCCATTGCAGCAATGTGCAGTCGGAGACATTGTTCTTCTAAAAGCTTTGCCTGAGCGGAGGACCAAAAATGTGAAACATGAACTGGCTGAGATTGTTTTCAAGGTTGGAAATGTCATAGACCCAGTGACTGGAAAGGCCTGTGCAGGAACCAGGTTCCTAGAAAGTCTAACAGACTCAGAAAGTCTAACTGAAGCAGACACCACCTATCTAAGTGAAAAGCTCCAAGAGCTAAAAGTTTCCTCAACAGAGTAA